A stretch of Porites lutea chromosome 5, jaPorLute2.1, whole genome shotgun sequence DNA encodes these proteins:
- the LOC140936361 gene encoding uncharacterized protein, with protein MEKVLTMTQEECLQTRESESTDRITLVTTFNPHTTFIAEIARRNWNFLQSKERLAHIVNKPPLVAYRRPISLRDRLVSTKFKTVNNTPVPRGCEACGKPKCSWCKGINKTTTFTSSNNNKTFKIFHSVNCQSSWVIYIIECNVCNLQYIGKSETAFNLRLNNHRNRIKKRISSCELTKHFLHNKRTHNFDSNVIITIIEQIRKDNISN; from the coding sequence ATGGAAAAAGTCCTTACAATGACACAAGAAGAGTGTCTGCAGACCAGAGAAAGCGAATCTACCGATCGTATCACCCTGGTCACTACATTCAACCCACATACCACCTTTATTGCAGAGATTGCAAGAAGAAACTGGAACTTCCTCCAATCTAAAGAAAGACTGGCCCACATAGTCAACAAACCACCCTTAGTGGCTTACAGACGGCCAATAAGTCTCCGGGACAGACTCGTGAGTACTAAATTCAAGACAGTTAACAACACTCCTGTACCAAGAGGCTGCGAAGCATGCGGAAAACCAAAGTGCAGCTGGTGCAAAGGAATCAACAAAACCACCACGTTTACCAGCAGTAACAACAATAAGACctttaaaatatttcactctGTTAACTGCCAGTCATCATGGGTTATTTACATTATTGAGTGTAACGTCTGCAATCTACAGTACATAGGCAAGAGCGAAACAGCGTTCAATCTTCGCTTAAACAACCACAGAAATCGTATCAAAAAGAGAATCAGCAGTTGTGAACTTACGAAACACTTTCTACATAATAAACGGACACACAACTTCGACAGTAACGTAATCATTACAATAATAGAACAGATCAGGAAAGATAATATAAGcaattaa